The genome window GCTTGAAAGGTTTTTGCTTATTCACAAGTGTCAAAATCACTTTGAATTTCCTACACTCCATCGCCGGCTCTCGAGGTTGACGACATGAGAATTTTCAAGTCTTTCCAGCCAGCCAAAAATGCCACGAATAATCTTCTTTGGGTGTACTGTGTTCATGCATTCCATCCTTTTGTCTAGGCAgctttgatatttgatttattctttGCCTGTCCTACGCCACATGTTCTTGAGATAGGCTTGGACAATTTCAAGTCTTTATATCTTCCCAGTCATCTTGGGGGGTTCTCACGAGCTCCATCTTTTTGCTTAAACACTATTCTTGTCTAAAAAGTTAATTTCCCAGTTGCAAGTTTATCAAGATTCCATGGCCTCCacgatttgtttgtttttgttgtacATGTTCATTTCTATGATTGTTGAGGCTCAAAGTGTAGAGTTCATCTTCAATGGATtcaatgaaagtgaaaaaaacctCACAATTGATGGAGCTTCTATTATCAAGCCTAGTGGTTTACTAAGGCTCACCAACAAAACACAATATGCTGTAGGGCATGCATTTTATTCCAAACCAATACAGATGCTTGACACAAGTTCAAATTCATCTCCAAATGCTTCATCTTTCAGCACAACCTTTGTCTTTCAGATAGTCTctccaaaaggaaaaggaggccACGGCCTTGCTTTCGCCTTAGCTCCCTCCAACCAGTTTCCCGGGGCTGCCGCGGAGCATTACCTTGGTCTTTTCAACCCTTCAAATAATGGTGATAGCTCAAACCATATTTTTGCTGTTGAATTTGACACGGTTAATGGGTTCAACGAGAATTCAGACACTGAAGGAAATCATGTCGGAGTCAACATTAACAGCATGCGTTCGAAGTCATCGAGGGCAGCTTCCTATAGAGAGGATGACAACCCAGACCGGTATGAAGAATTGACGTTGGAGAGTGGTGAACCTATTCAAGCCTGGATAGAATATGATGGTGCGGCTAAACTTGTTAGTGTAACAATAGGTCCCATGGAGAAAAGCAGACCGATTCGACCACTCATTTCTTTTCCCGTAGATCTAAGCGCAGTTGTTAAGGATAACATGTATGCTGGTTTCTCTTCCTCTACTGGTAAAAAGACAAGCTCTCATTACATACTGGGATGGAGTTTTTCCACTGAAAAAGCAGGCGCCCGTCCGCTCAATCTTTCTCTACTTCCCAGAGCACCAATATCTGAGGAAAGTTCATCCTCTTTCCAACCCTCAGTGATTGCTATTATCGCTTCTTTATGCGGTGTGACCACTATTCTGTTTGCAATACTGCTCTTTCATGCTGTGTACAGAAATTGGCCTCAGTCTGAGGCTCTTGAAGACTGGGAAGTGGATTGTCCGCACAGGTTTCGCTATCAAGATCTACATACGGCAACCAAGGGTTTTAAAAAGAGTGAGATAATTGGGGCTGGTGGGTTTGGTGCGGTGTACAAAGGTAGATTGCCTACAAACGGAAATGAAGTTGCTGTTAAGAGGATCACTACCAATTCAATCCAGGGTTTGAGAGGATTCACTGCGGAGATCGAGAGCCTGGGACGTTTACGGCACAAGAACTTGGTGAATCTCCAAGGATGGTGTAAGAGAAATAATGACCTCCTCCTGGTTTACGACTACATCCCAAATGGAAGCCTTGCCGGTCTCCTTTTCAGTCGGGGAAACAACTTTGTACTGAGCTGGGAGCAAAGATTCAATATTGTTAAAGGCATTGCAGCAGGGCTTTTGTATCTGCATGAGGAATGGGAGCAAGTGGTGATTCACAGAGATGTCAAGTCAAGCAATGTCCTGATAGACGCAGGAATGAACGGGCGGTTAGGGGACTTTGGTCTAGCCAGGTTGTATGATCATGGAACCATGTCGCACACCACAAATATTGTTGGCACGATAGGGTATATCGCACCTGAATTGGCACGGACCGGTCAGGCTTCTACCAGTTCCGATGTGTACGCATACGGTATTTTGCTCCTTGAAGTGGCTTGTGGCAGAAAGCCCGTTGAAACGAGTAACTTCATCCTGACAGATTTCGTGATTGAATGCCATCAAAAGGGTAGAGTTCTTGATGCAGCTGATCCAGAGCTGAACTCTGCCTTCCTGGTCAAGGAAATGGAGGTGGTGCTGGGGTTGGGTCTTCTGTGTTCTCATCACAAGCCTAAAGCCAGGCCAACCATGAGAGAAGTCATACGGTATCTCAACTGGGAAGAAAAGCTCCCAGTGATTGATGATCTGGGCTCTTCTGATTCTCCATGTAGGAGCACAAGATATATGGGAGAGGTTTCCATTGAAATGATCACAAGTTCCATAGATGTTGGCAGATAGCTCATCGCAGAATCCATCTTCCTCCTGTTTCTTCCTCGTCAACAGCCTTTTTAGCTTACAGTTTTATGTACGTTGACAAGGGTTAATTTTCAAGTCTTGTATTGGTTCCATCATTAACCATTTATTCCCTCCCAATAATGCAGAACAGTACATTGATTCTTGACTTTGTCACCATGATTTTTGGTCTGAACTCAACTTGCATGGGTTTTACCAAAAGCGCCGACACGTGGTTATCCTAGTACAGTAAAatatttatccttttatattttaaaaatattttaaaaaaaaattgaaattaaaatttttttgtttcaaaatatttttttaatatttttatattattttgatgtgttgatattaaaaataatttttaaaaaatataaaaaatattattttaatatatttttaaataaaaattattttaaaaaataattattatggtATCAGCATTTTAATAATTACAACAATTGCTTCTATTTTTTGACAAAGTTTTATGTTGAATTGGAAGTTacactgaaaataaaatatatatgaccaaattattctatattttattgAGTAAAATGCAATAGATCCTGGTctaaaatactgaaaaataaatttatattgggTTTGGAAAACACAGATTTTCACTAGTTTTTCTCCAtgaagttttcaattttttcaaatagaaaagCTTAAAATGATCaataatgaaatttttaatatatatacatgtaaaattattaaaattatgtaaaaatatataattttataagttaatatatatatatatatatatatataaaaattaaaaaatcaggttaaaaactcaaaaaactgTAAAAACTCGATGAAATCAATAAACTTGGAAATAAGGATCAGGACTCTCAAGTAATGATGTAATATTTATTCCTCTTTTTCTCTGCAATGTAAGTTGTTGCTTCTTTTTCTCTGCAATGTAAGTTGTTGCATACAATTTCTGCACTTCTAGAACGCTTTCTCAGCGCCCAAAATCAcctaataaatattcaataaccATAAATATTTTACGGTGTTTGTTTCTcagtaaaaaacatgttaaaaggaaaatatttgtttgaatcATGCATTAACGTAACaactatgttatatatatatatatatatatattatcaacatattaaaatcatctataaatacctaaaaaatatcaatttgatattttttagatgaaaaataatttgaaaaatactttaaaaaacaagttaaaatacaaaaataaacattctaTAGTTTgctgtaaaaatagatatataaaagatattttaatatataacaaattgggctgtagaaagtgttttttctatctttaaaCTTCAAATAACATGCTtacaatttaatgattttatcaaaatattctcttaactttttttatccataagaattcttttgttgttttaataaataaaagctacgtattgttattgttgctgatgtacaattaatattaattaatgttaattagtTACCGGAAAGAAAAGATTTCAGTCGACATTAATTATGCCATCGACAGTTATGGCCTGTGAATATGATTCATCGATCGATTTGTTgatatagtaataataattaattaatttagtgcaattaattaacaatattatttaagtgGGAAAGATGGATAAGATTAAGAGAGAGTGATGGCAACATTTGCAGCCCAAAGTCTTCTTGCATGCATTGTTTATGCCATTAATGTCCTGCCATAGGATCTCCGACATGCCCCCTTAAATCAAACAACAAATATAGCATTGATCTTCCCTAGTCTCTTATCTTATTCTAGTTGTTTGTTTATGAAGGAGATTAGGTAACGTTTTCCTCGGGGAAACCTTATccgaaccctttttttttaatgaaatattcatTACCTTTTTCGAGCTAGAATTTGTCATCAAACTAATCCACAAAACGAGCACTCCCCTTAGTAAGTTatagtattatttttagattaggtAAACGTTTTTGtatagaagagaagaaaataatggaGATAGACAAGACATGTGTCTCCATGAACTTCtatttcaaaagaataaattCATACCTAAAGTCCTAAATTATCCTagacatatttttattttaagtttttgtcTCCTTCATTCCAACCAAACATGTTGTATTCCTTTTATCTTGGGATATcaatcaaacataatattaatcaattaaaagatatatttagtAGTTTAATCTTATTAATAAGTGATCAAGGGTGGCAAATCAATCACAAACTATTTGTCTTTTaagagaacaagaagaaaacaaactgGTCATGAAATCTCAAATTTGAAACCCAAATTTGAGATTTTGGTAACAAATTTTTATGACaatttgactcttttttttatttttttggcaatgATGCTCGATCTCAAGGGTTGAGATCATACAAAAAGAGATCCCTATAAAGGTAGTAATTAATTTGGATATGAATTCAGGTCTTCccttatgaaaaagaaaagcataataTATAGTGAAACTGATCTACAATACTCTATTTTGGATAATATATGATGATAGTgtgtaggggtgagcaaaaaaatcgagaaaatcagaaaaaaaaaaaattaaccgaaaaaaccgaaccgtaaaaaaaactgattaaaattttaaaaaaatcgaccggttcggttcggttcggtttcggttttataagcttgaaaccgaaaaaaccaaaccgaacccaaaccggaaaaaaaccaagacaaACCGAAGAAAACCgatccaaaccggaaaaaaacgaGCCAAAACCGATCCAAACCGGTTAGAACCggtttgtcctaaaaaaccaaaccgaacagAAACAAGTCATTTTTAACCGGTTTCAgttcagtttcggttttttttataaaaaaaatttcggtttggttattttttttcgataaaaaccaaaccgaacggAAAATGATAAACTCtaatagtgtgtgtgtgtgtgtgtgattatATAAGATCAAGTTGCTTCAAACTTCCAAACTTGTTAGCAATCATTAATTATTGGTGAGTATGGAATATGGATTCAGCctataatttagtccttaacTCTTCATTGATtggtttgaactttgaattttGCATGCCTAAATACGTTGCCTAAACTTTTGGTAACTAAGATAGAAAAGGCCAAAGCATGAATCTACCTACCTATACCTAtacgttaattaattagcaaacATAAATTTAGTGTTTTGAACGTTGCATGAAATCTTGAGAAAAATCCTtttgacaatattattttacaaggaAGGACAGCTTAACTAAAGTTAATATTAACCTTAATTCGATTGGATAACCATCAATCAcagtaaagaaaaacaacaaattaattaacttcgTGAGATTAAGATGTGTTTGCCTCTGCTAAGACAGTGCCGGATAAGGTGCAGAATTTCAATTAGACGGGAGATCGATCGAATTCCTCAAGGGAATGAAAATTTGTCTTCCcctattttctatatataatccAACTCCATAATTATAGTTAATGTTCTCATCATCATCTAAGTTGTCAAACAAGGTGGTTTAATTTATCTCAGCCCTTCTTAGTTAGCCAATCAATATGAGAGACTCTGAGTTCTTTCAGCTTCCAAGCCCACAATGCTACTCTAACAACATACAAGGGCATgactatttatattttgaaccaGCCATGGATGTTGATATACACCATTTTGAGTCATCTCATCCTCTCGCAACAACTGATTCCACTTCCAATGAGTTGGTAGATTTTCCTGTTGATTCTGATTTAATGAATATTCACCGCTTGATTTTGAGGAGTTTGAGCTCATTTGGAGGGACCTAAAGGGTACTTGTCAAAGGGGCTCGAGGAAAGTTGTTCTTTTCAACCATATTCTAGTGAAGGAAAGGTGACCGAAAAATGCAGCCCTAAACCATCCACTATTTGGAGTGCTGGTGCAATATCAATATCAACCATGGATGC of Populus trichocarpa isolate Nisqually-1 chromosome 16, P.trichocarpa_v4.1, whole genome shotgun sequence contains these proteins:
- the LOC7460390 gene encoding lectin-domain containing receptor kinase VI.3 — encoded protein: MASTICLFLLYMFISMIVEAQSVEFIFNGFNESEKNLTIDGASIIKPSGLLRLTNKTQYAVGHAFYSKPIQMLDTSSNSSPNASSFSTTFVFQIVSPKGKGGHGLAFALAPSNQFPGAAAEHYLGLFNPSNNGDSSNHIFAVEFDTVNGFNENSDTEGNHVGVNINSMRSKSSRAASYREDDNPDRYEELTLESGEPIQAWIEYDGAAKLVSVTIGPMEKSRPIRPLISFPVDLSAVVKDNMYAGFSSSTGKKTSSHYILGWSFSTEKAGARPLNLSLLPRAPISEESSSSFQPSVIAIIASLCGVTTILFAILLFHAVYRNWPQSEALEDWEVDCPHRFRYQDLHTATKGFKKSEIIGAGGFGAVYKGRLPTNGNEVAVKRITTNSIQGLRGFTAEIESLGRLRHKNLVNLQGWCKRNNDLLLVYDYIPNGSLAGLLFSRGNNFVLSWEQRFNIVKGIAAGLLYLHEEWEQVVIHRDVKSSNVLIDAGMNGRLGDFGLARLYDHGTMSHTTNIVGTIGYIAPELARTGQASTSSDVYAYGILLLEVACGRKPVETSNFILTDFVIECHQKGRVLDAADPELNSAFLVKEMEVVLGLGLLCSHHKPKARPTMREVIRYLNWEEKLPVIDDLGSSDSPCRSTRYMGEVSIEMITSSIDVGR